The genomic region GTAAGTTTGGTGGCGGCGGCTATAAAGTTTCATCTGGACTTCACGGTGTTGGCTCGAGTGTTGTGAACGCGCTATCTACTCGGATGATTGCCGAAGTTAGAAAGAACGGTAAAATCTATCGTCAAGAATACGCAACAGGCGTGCCTCAGACGGAACTAGAAACCGTCGGAAAGTCTGATGGTTCTGGTACGACAATTACTTTCTATCCAGACCCAACCATCTTTAAGGAAACGGTTAATTTTGACTATAAATGGGTTGTTAATTATCTTCGTCATCAGGCGTACCTTACAAAAGGCATTCACACGTCGGTTATTGATGAACGGACTGGCGAACGAAAAGCTTTCTACTTTGAGGGCGGTATTCAGAGTTATGTAAAAAACCTGAATATCGGCAAGGATGTTTTATCGGACGATATATTTTACGTCGAGAAGCAGGTTGAAGATTGTATGGTGGAAATTGCGGTTCAGTATAACGACACTTACGCTGAAGTGGTAAAGCCATTTGCCAATAACGTCTTAACTCCTGATGGTGGTACTCATTTGGTTGGTTTTCGAACAGCCCTCACGCGTGTAATTAATGATTATGCTCGTAAGAATAGTCTGCTGAAAGAAAAAGAGGATAATCTGACTGGTGATGACATCCGCGAAGGTTTGACGGCAGTTATTTTGGTGAAGTTGCCAGACCCTCAGTTTGAAGGTCAGACCAAGAATAAACTTGGTAATCCAGAGATGCGCCGCTATGTTGATCAGGTGATGAGCGAATATTTTGCGTATTACTTGGAGGAAAATCCAGCTACAGCTAAGAAGGTTGTCGGTAAGGCTACATTGGCAGCACGAGCGCGTAAGGCGGCAAGGGCTGCGCGCGACAATGTTATCCGTAAGGGAGCATTTGAAGGCTTAAACTTGCCATCTAAATTGACGGACTGCTCATCTCGTAATCGAAAAGATTGTGAATTATTTATTGTCGAGGGTAATTCTGCTGCGGGTTCAGCTAAGGATGGTCGCGATTCAACTATTCAGGCCGTTCTTCCTCTTCGCGGTAAGGTGCTGAATACTGAGCGTGCAAGGTTTGATAAGATGTTCGCTAATGCTGAAATTGTTTCGTTGATTAAGGCTATGGGCGTTGGAATTGGCGACCAATTTGATATCAGTGGTATTCGTTACGACAAGATAATCTTCATGACAGATGCTGATGTTGACGGTGCGCACATTTCTACACTTTTGATGACATTCTTCTTCCGATATATGTCTGAAGTGATTGAAGCGGGTCACGTATATTTGGCGAAGCCGCCTCTGTTTGGGTTGAGTAGAGGAACTGGCAGTAATCGTAAGATAGATTACGTCTATGATGAAGTGGCTCTCGAACAAAAATTGAACGAAAAGATTAATGAGCGCAAGGCTGCTGGTGTAAAGATTGATGAAAATGCTGAGAAATTTAAGCAGGCGGGCTACACGGCACAGCAACGATTTAAGGGTCTTGGCGAGATGGATGCTGCTCAATTATGGGAAACGACTATGAATCCAGAAAATCGAACATTGGTGAAGGTTAATATTGAGGATGCAGAACGGGCGGATGCTATATTTACGAAGCTTATGGGTGATAGCGTAGAATTGAGGAAAAATTTTATTCAAACAAATGCCGCTAAGGTTAATGTGGAAGATTTGGACTTTTAAGGAGGAGATATGGCGGACAATGACAATAAAAATATAGTAGAACCGGAAATTCTGAACGAAGAGCCAGAAGTTCGCGGTATTGAAAAGTCGACAGTTGAGCGTGTTATGGAAGATTCCTTCCTTAAATACTCCATGTCGGTTATTATTGACCGTGCTTTGCCGGACGTTCGTGACGGGCTGAAGCCTGTTAATCGTCGTATTTTGTATGCGATGAATAAGAACGGTTGGCGCGCTCCTCATGCTACAGTGAAGTCGGCAAAAATTGTCGGTGAGGTTATGGGTAACTACCACCCGCACGGTGACTCGTCAATTTATGACGCTATGGTGAACTTGGCTCAACCTTGGAAGATGCGATATACGCTGGTTGAAGGTCAGGGTAACTTCGGTTCTATGGACGGTGACGAGCCAGCGGCTTCTCGTTATACTGAGGCGCGAATGGATAAAATTGGCGGCGAGTTGCTGTCTGACATCGACAAAGAAACTGTTGATTTTCGTGATAACTTCGACGGAACAGAGAAAGAGCCAGTGGTTTTGCCGTCGGCCGTTCCAAATATTCTATTGAACGGTCAGATGGGTATTGCTGTTGGTATGGCAACGAATATTCCACCGCACAACCTTGGTGAGGTGGTTGACGCTACAGTTGCTCAAATAGACAATCCTGAAATTACGCTAGACGAATTATTGACGCACATTAAGGGTCCTGATTTTCCAACAGGCGCGGAAGTTTATGGTGGCGCGCCAATGCGTCAAGCATATGAAACTGGGCGTGGCTCAGTTACGATTCGTGCGGTTGCGTCGATTGAAGAGCGTAAAAATGGCCGTTACAGTATTATAATCACCGAAGTTCCGTATGGTATGAGCAAGGAAGGCTTTGTTGATAAGGTTCGAGAACTTGTCCTTGCTAAAAAAATAACGCACATTGCCGACGCGCGAGATGAAAGTGCTCGCGGTAAGGTTCGAGTTGTTGTTGAACTGAAAAAAGATGCTTATCCAAAGAAGATTCTTAACCAATTGTATAAATTGACTGGGTTACAAACATCGTTCCATTATAATGTCCTGGCCTTGGTCAATGGTATTCAACCTAAGGTCATGGGCTTGAAAGAGATTTTGGCGGAATTCATTAAGCATCGTCAAGGCGTTATTCGACGTAGGACTGAGTTTGAACTTCGCAAAGCTAAGGAACGAGCTCATATATTGGAAGGTCTGAAGATTGCGCTTGATCATATTGACGAGGTGATCAAGACAATTCGCGAAAGTTATGACGATGCCGACAAGCGTTTGATGGAGAGATTTGGTCTGTCGGAAATTCAAGCGGCCGCAATTTTGGCGATGCAACTACGACGATTGCAGGGGTTGGAGCGTGACAAGATTGAAGAAGAATTGAAGCAACTTCATGAACTGATTAAGAAGCTGGAGGCAATTTTGGCTGACGAGAACGAGATTTTGCGTGTTGTTAAGGAAGAATTGCTTGCTATGAAAGAAAAGTATGGCGATGAGCGGCGCAGTAAGATTATTAATCATGAATTAGGAAAGTTCTCTGACGAGGAATTGATTCCAGAGGAAGAGTCGGTAATTCTGCTTACAAGCGAAAACTACATTAAGCGAACTCTTGTGAGTGATTATCGTAGGCAAAATCGTGGTGGTAAGGGCAAGCGTGGAATGACAACAAAGGAAGAAGATGTCATTGATCAAGTTGTTCAGGCAAGCTCGCACGATTATCTATTATTCTTCACTAATATGGGTAGGATTTTCCGGCTGAAGGCTTACGAAGTACCAGCCGCCAGTTTGAGTGCGAAAGGCGTTGCTGCGGTTAACTTATTGCAACTTCAGCCAGAAGAGAAGATAACGGCAATTATCAAACACGAAAAGAACGCCAACGAAGACGGATATCTG from Candidatus Nanosynbacter sp. HMT-352 harbors:
- a CDS encoding DNA gyrase/topoisomerase IV subunit B; amino-acid sequence: MAKQTNEQSYDGSQIQVLEGLEPVRKRPGMYIGSTGYEGVHHLIKEIADNSIDEAIAGYATKVEVTLLKDGGVRVSDDGRGIPVDKHPKTGKSTLETVLTILHAGGKFGGGGYKVSSGLHGVGSSVVNALSTRMIAEVRKNGKIYRQEYATGVPQTELETVGKSDGSGTTITFYPDPTIFKETVNFDYKWVVNYLRHQAYLTKGIHTSVIDERTGERKAFYFEGGIQSYVKNLNIGKDVLSDDIFYVEKQVEDCMVEIAVQYNDTYAEVVKPFANNVLTPDGGTHLVGFRTALTRVINDYARKNSLLKEKEDNLTGDDIREGLTAVILVKLPDPQFEGQTKNKLGNPEMRRYVDQVMSEYFAYYLEENPATAKKVVGKATLAARARKAARAARDNVIRKGAFEGLNLPSKLTDCSSRNRKDCELFIVEGNSAAGSAKDGRDSTIQAVLPLRGKVLNTERARFDKMFANAEIVSLIKAMGVGIGDQFDISGIRYDKIIFMTDADVDGAHISTLLMTFFFRYMSEVIEAGHVYLAKPPLFGLSRGTGSNRKIDYVYDEVALEQKLNEKINERKAAGVKIDENAEKFKQAGYTAQQRFKGLGEMDAAQLWETTMNPENRTLVKVNIEDAERADAIFTKLMGDSVELRKNFIQTNAAKVNVEDLDF
- the gyrA gene encoding DNA gyrase subunit A; this translates as MADNDNKNIVEPEILNEEPEVRGIEKSTVERVMEDSFLKYSMSVIIDRALPDVRDGLKPVNRRILYAMNKNGWRAPHATVKSAKIVGEVMGNYHPHGDSSIYDAMVNLAQPWKMRYTLVEGQGNFGSMDGDEPAASRYTEARMDKIGGELLSDIDKETVDFRDNFDGTEKEPVVLPSAVPNILLNGQMGIAVGMATNIPPHNLGEVVDATVAQIDNPEITLDELLTHIKGPDFPTGAEVYGGAPMRQAYETGRGSVTIRAVASIEERKNGRYSIIITEVPYGMSKEGFVDKVRELVLAKKITHIADARDESARGKVRVVVELKKDAYPKKILNQLYKLTGLQTSFHYNVLALVNGIQPKVMGLKEILAEFIKHRQGVIRRRTEFELRKAKERAHILEGLKIALDHIDEVIKTIRESYDDADKRLMERFGLSEIQAAAILAMQLRRLQGLERDKIEEELKQLHELIKKLEAILADENEILRVVKEELLAMKEKYGDERRSKIINHELGKFSDEELIPEEESVILLTSENYIKRTLVSDYRRQNRGGKGKRGMTTKEEDVIDQVVQASSHDYLLFFTNMGRIFRLKAYEVPAASLSAKGVAAVNLLQLQPEEKITAIIKHEKNANEDGYLFMATKKGTVKKTPVKDYANVRTNGLIAIKLDEGDELRWIKRTTGENDVIVSTSAGQAIRFNEKDTRPMGRSARGVRGVRLRPNDSVVGMDIVTGDDQTLLVVSEKGFGKRTKVSNFPSHKRGGVGIKAAVVTAKTGPIISVQTIDPEITEALLVSQNGQTIRLGLSDIKLLGRTTQGVTIMRLSDGDAVSSIGLMADRPQDEGN